AAGGCGGGTTGTCTTCACTTATAAGCTCTTCCAATGGTTCAATGTTGACTTCATGTGacgggaaaaagaagaagggtattgagaacCTCTCTTTGCTTGAGTTCACCACCACTCTATGCTCTGCACTCCAATACTTATCATTTGTCCAAACCTACACCacaagaaaattttatattcattcaTCATTGGTTCCTTAGAATAATACATCAAATTAATATTGATCGTATTGGTTTATTTACCTGAATACAATTGCCAATGTTAATGATCAAAGCGTCCGGGTTCGGTGTCACGGGGAACCATTGTCCATCGGATCTACGACTCACTTGTAACCCACCTACACTATCTTGGGCGAGGACGGTTATTGCTCCTGCGTCTTTGTGGCGTCCAACACCTAATGCTAGCTCGGGGTTCGGGCAAGGAGGGTAATGGTTAAACCGCACAAAACTAGTTTGGTCATTGAAGAAGCCGGCTAAGCGATCACCAGGTAGACCCAAACTAATGGAGATAAGTTCCAAGAGCTTAAAAGCTAACTTCTCAACTTCTCTTGCATATTCTTGGCATATCTCTCTACCACACACGATAAAAATTCACTTTTCaggataattaaataataaattattatgagGCCCAATGGGCCCTAAACTCTAGGTATCGTGATGAACAATCAAGATGGTCACCTGAATTGAGAAGGGTTTTGAGGCCACTGGTTGGTGAGCTTTCTGAGATCAGTATCTTCCGGCTCGGTTGTCGCCGGAGCTATCGTCGAATCCTGTAAAAAGTAATCAAAAATCTCTTTCCAGTCTCTAATGTTCTTGGTGTGTTCCTCGTCATGGTAACCCATAGGATTCACTTCGTCTCTTTTCACTTTCCTCTTCTCTTCCGTCGTTAGGTTGAAAAACTCAGCCATTGTCTCATCTACACGACGCCTTAAATCCGAAGGCAAGCCGTGGTTGACCACCTGGAAAAATCCCCATCTCTGGCATGCCTCTGCAATCT
The Camelina sativa cultivar DH55 chromosome 15, Cs, whole genome shotgun sequence DNA segment above includes these coding regions:
- the LOC104746285 gene encoding protein DMR6-LIKE OXYGENASE 2-like, translating into MGDLGEAFIQAPEHRPNTHLINSGDLISPDEIPTIDLSFLGHPDHDKTAIAKEIAEACQRWGFFQVVNHGLPSDLRRRVDETMAEFFNLTTEEKRKVKRDEVNPMGYHDEEHTKNIRDWKEIFDYFLQDSTIAPATTEPEDTDLRKLTNQWPQNPSQFREICQEYAREVEKLAFKLLELISISLGLPGDRLAGFFNDQTSFVRFNHYPPCPNPELALGVGRHKDAGAITVLAQDSVGGLQVSRRSDGQWFPVTPNPDALIINIGNCIQVWTNDKYWSAEHRVVVNSSKERFSIPFFFFPSHEVNIEPLEELISEDNPPCYKMYNWGKFFVSRNRSDYKKLEVENIQIDHFKA